In the genome of Candidatus Delongbacteria bacterium, the window AGCGAGGACTTCACGGATGTCAATTGGGTCCACTTCGTGGGCGCGGACACGCTTACGCTCTGGGCGGCCATCCTGACCAGTTGCAACACGATGGTCACGTCGAACCTGGGTGAGCGCTTCGCCTTCCTGGACGTTCCGCGCATGGTGGTGGCCGATCCCCTGAAGCCGACGGCGGCCGAGGTCTCCACCTACGTGGCGACGATCCAGGCGCTCATCGCCACGGTGGCGGACCCCAACGCCGTGATCCCGGTGGGCGAGGCCCGCTACACGGACATGGCCGGGACCGTCTACTGGAACCGCATCACCAGTGCGGTGGCAGGGCGCTACGCCGCGCTGAAGGTCCAGGAGAGCCTCCTGGCCAAGTCGGCGCCCAACGTCTCCAAGCTCTGTCCCGAGTGGAACGTGGGCCAGCAGACTGTGCTGGTAACGGAGAACCTGATCCATATGCGCAACGAGCCCGGCCTGGGGCTGATCTTCGGCAGCAGCAACAACCGCTGCCCGGAAGGAAGCGCCTACAACCGCGTCGAAAAGGTGCGCGCCACCTACGCGGCGGGCAAGGCCTGCCGCCTGGCGGCCCTGCCGCACCTGGGCAAGCCCAACGACTCGGAGGGCGAGGGCCTGCTGCTCATGGAAACCGACATGCGCGCGCCGCTTTCCCTGATGGCGCAGAAGGGCGAGATCGACCAC includes:
- a CDS encoding DUF2586 family protein, which codes for MGKIIKDVYTEYFSGKAGMSQKPTAVECVAGAAGGGDKLTRYIISDKRSALDLFKSGPLLQAILERLDAGSTVIYALRLAGTAMAKATMSIPGATGTAFTIDGYYPGVWWNGVSISITANAGDRTIEIVDPDTDVVHAFTGTTNAGLVAAINAGQSLVKATIGAGGLVAAKTAAPLAGGNDGLTLANGDYTAGITASEDFTDVNWVHFVGADTLTLWAAILTSCNTMVTSNLGERFAFLDVPRMVVADPLKPTAAEVSTYVATIQALIATVADPNAVIPVGEARYTDMAGTVYWNRITSAVAGRYAALKVQESLLAKSAPNVSKLCPEWNVGQQTVLVTENLIHMRNEPGLGLIFGSSNNRCPEGSAYNRVEKVRATYAAGKACRLAALPHLGKPNDSEGEGLLLMETDMRAPLSLMAQKGEIDH